In a genomic window of Streptomyces koelreuteriae:
- a CDS encoding aminotransferase-like domain-containing protein, with translation MQERSSVAELSEQLRRELNRYSPGGKLPSSRALVERFRVSPVTVSRALAQLAAEGLVVTRPGAGAFRAEARTAPAPAGDTSWQEVALSADGAPDLVPRSVDASGVLATLATPPPGVIEFTGGYLHPSLQPERAMAAALSRAGRRPGAWGRPPMEGLPELREWFARGIGGSLTAAEVLITAGGQSALTTALRALAPPGAPVLVESPTYPGMLAIARAAGLRPVPVPVDADGVRPALLADAFRASGAPVFVCQPLFQNPTGASLAPGRRHEVLRIAREAGAFVVEDDFVRRLVHEDAGPLPRPLAADDPDGVVVHVCSLTKATSPSFRVSALAARGPVLERLRAIQVVDTFFVPRPLQEAALELVGSPAWPRHLRSVSAELKARRDAMTTALALHLPELALPHVPSGGYHLWPRLPDGVEESALTAAALRAGVAITPGRPYFSAEPPAAHVRLSFAAVAGTGELAEGVRRLRTACDEVLG, from the coding sequence ATGCAAGAGCGTAGCAGCGTCGCTGAACTGTCGGAACAGCTCCGGAGGGAGCTCAACCGCTACTCTCCCGGTGGAAAGCTGCCGTCGAGCCGGGCCCTCGTCGAGCGGTTCCGGGTGAGCCCCGTGACCGTGTCCCGGGCCTTGGCGCAGCTCGCCGCCGAGGGGCTGGTGGTCACCCGGCCCGGCGCGGGCGCGTTCCGCGCCGAGGCCCGGACGGCACCGGCGCCCGCCGGGGACACCTCCTGGCAGGAGGTCGCGCTCAGCGCGGACGGCGCCCCCGACCTCGTCCCGCGCTCGGTGGACGCCTCCGGGGTGCTGGCGACGCTGGCCACCCCGCCGCCGGGCGTGATCGAGTTCACCGGCGGCTATCTGCACCCGTCGCTGCAGCCGGAGCGGGCGATGGCCGCCGCCCTCTCGCGCGCCGGACGGCGTCCCGGTGCCTGGGGGCGCCCGCCCATGGAAGGGCTGCCCGAGCTGCGCGAGTGGTTCGCGCGCGGCATCGGCGGGTCCCTCACCGCCGCCGAGGTGCTGATCACCGCGGGCGGACAGTCCGCGCTCACCACCGCCCTGCGCGCCCTCGCCCCGCCCGGCGCCCCCGTGCTGGTCGAGTCGCCGACCTACCCCGGCATGCTCGCCATCGCCCGGGCCGCGGGCCTGCGCCCGGTGCCCGTCCCGGTGGACGCCGACGGTGTGAGGCCGGCGCTGCTCGCCGACGCCTTCCGGGCCAGCGGCGCCCCGGTCTTCGTCTGCCAGCCCCTCTTCCAGAACCCCACCGGCGCCTCGCTCGCGCCCGGGCGGCGCCACGAGGTGCTGCGCATCGCCCGGGAGGCGGGCGCGTTCGTCGTCGAGGACGACTTCGTCCGGCGGCTCGTGCACGAGGACGCCGGGCCGCTGCCGCGCCCGCTGGCCGCAGACGACCCCGACGGCGTCGTCGTCCATGTCTGCTCGCTGACCAAGGCGACCTCGCCGAGCTTCCGGGTCAGCGCCCTGGCCGCGCGCGGTCCGGTCCTGGAGCGGCTGCGCGCCATCCAGGTCGTCGACACCTTCTTCGTGCCCCGGCCCCTTCAGGAGGCCGCGCTGGAACTCGTCGGCTCGCCCGCCTGGCCGCGTCATCTGCGGTCCGTCTCCGCCGAGTTGAAGGCCCGCCGGGACGCGATGACCACCGCGCTCGCACTGCACCTGCCGGAACTCGCCCTGCCGCACGTCCCGTCCGGCGGCTACCACCTGTGGCCGCGGCTGCCCGACGGAGTGGAGGAGTCCGCCCTGACCGCCGCGGCCCTGCGCGCGGGCGTCGCGATCACCCCCGGCCGCCCCTACTTCAGCGCCGAGCCGCCGGCCGCGCACGTCCGGCTGAGCTTCGCGGCGGTCGCGGGGACCGGGGAGCTCGCGGAGGGCGTACGGCGGCTGCGTACGGCCTGCGACGAGGTGCTGGGATAA
- a CDS encoding GNAT family N-acetyltransferase — translation MTDTPSLPEGYEISTDPARLDAERVHHWLSTDAYWALGRTREKQDRAIEGSLNFGVYETVSGEQVAYARVITDRATFAWLCDVYVDPSMRGKGMGTAFLTAVRDEVRRFGVRRVLLATHDAHGVYEKLGFAELEHPEHWMALLFGQ, via the coding sequence ATGACCGACACGCCGAGCCTGCCCGAGGGCTACGAGATCTCCACCGACCCCGCCCGCCTCGACGCCGAGCGCGTCCACCACTGGCTGTCCACCGACGCGTACTGGGCGCTGGGCCGGACCCGCGAGAAGCAGGACCGGGCGATCGAGGGCTCGCTCAACTTCGGCGTGTACGAGACGGTCTCGGGGGAGCAGGTCGCCTACGCCCGGGTCATCACGGACCGGGCCACCTTCGCATGGCTGTGCGATGTGTACGTGGACCCCTCGATGCGCGGCAAGGGCATGGGCACCGCGTTCCTGACGGCCGTACGGGACGAGGTGCGGCGGTTCGGGGTGCGTCGGGTCCTGCTCGCCACGCACGACGCGCACGGCGTCTACGAGAAGCTGGGGTTCGCGGAGTTGGAGCACCCCGAGCACTGGATGGCGCTCCTCTTCGGCCAGTGA
- a CDS encoding histidine phosphatase family protein, which translates to MPLRVTFVAAARSSSLLAERFEDDRPLDQAGWGEVEHAAQGLLPLAAAELRYCSPTPRSRATGEGLGYAPLVQLALRDCDMGRWRGLTLGEAMAREPEAVDAWLADPRATPHGGESLMDFITRVGGWLDTRPVDDGCRVVAVAEPSVIRAALVYALKAPPSTYWNIDVRPLSTTAVTGRGGRWHLRFDGASAQPSRA; encoded by the coding sequence ATGCCACTTCGGGTCACATTCGTCGCCGCAGCACGCAGCTCCTCGCTGCTCGCCGAGAGATTCGAGGACGACCGGCCGCTGGACCAGGCCGGCTGGGGAGAGGTGGAGCACGCCGCCCAGGGCCTGCTGCCGCTGGCCGCGGCCGAGCTGCGCTACTGCTCGCCGACCCCGCGCAGCCGTGCGACGGGGGAGGGGCTCGGGTACGCGCCGCTGGTGCAGCTCGCCCTGCGGGACTGCGACATGGGCCGCTGGCGCGGGCTGACCCTGGGCGAGGCGATGGCCCGGGAGCCGGAGGCCGTGGACGCCTGGCTCGCCGACCCGCGTGCCACACCGCACGGCGGTGAGTCGCTGATGGACTTCATCACCCGGGTCGGCGGCTGGCTCGACACCCGGCCCGTCGACGACGGCTGCCGTGTCGTGGCGGTGGCCGAGCCGTCCGTGATCCGTGCCGCCCTGGTCTACGCCCTGAAGGCGCCGCCCTCGACGTACTGGAACATCGACGTCCGCCCGCTGTCGACGACCGCCGTGACGGGCCGGGGCGGGCGCTGGCACCTGCGCTTCGACGGGGCGTCCGCTCAGCCCTCGCGCGCGTAG
- a CDS encoding DUF6314 family protein, translating to MGEFWPVPDAVAYLAGRWGVTRSVRDLASGAEGEFAGTTEFRAEAAGGLLHHESGTFVWQGVARPAERMLRFLPGPDGTADVRFADGRPFHDLDLTSGRYVADHPCSADLYRGEFTVLDADHWRTVWRVRGPAKDLVLRTDYAREG from the coding sequence ATGGGCGAGTTCTGGCCAGTGCCGGACGCAGTGGCGTATCTGGCCGGACGCTGGGGCGTGACGCGGTCGGTGCGGGATCTCGCGAGCGGCGCGGAAGGGGAGTTCGCCGGAACCACCGAGTTCCGCGCGGAGGCGGCCGGCGGCCTGCTGCACCACGAGTCCGGCACCTTCGTCTGGCAGGGCGTCGCCCGGCCCGCCGAGCGGATGCTGCGGTTCCTGCCGGGCCCGGACGGCACCGCGGACGTGCGGTTCGCCGACGGACGGCCGTTCCACGACCTGGATCTGACGTCCGGGCGGTATGTCGCCGACCACCCCTGCTCGGCGGACCTCTACCGCGGCGAGTTCACGGTCCTGGACGCGGACCACTGGCGGACGGTGTGGCGGGTGCGCGGCCCGGCCAAGGACCTGGTCTTGCGCACCGACTACGCGCGCGAGGGCTGA
- a CDS encoding alpha-L-arabinofuranosidase C-terminal domain-containing protein, which yields MPSTARTRWRVGLTTTALLTAAALVPAPAHAEDVTDYAITVDPSAQGAAIDDTMYGVFFEDINRAADGGLYAELVQNRSFEYSTADNGSYTPLTSWAVGGTAEVVNDSGRLNARNRNYLSLGAGSSVTNAGYNTGIRVDQGKRYDFSVWARAESGSTLTVSLKDTAGTLATARQVAVKGGWAKYKATFTATRTSNRGRLAVASTNAAALDEASLFPRETYKNQPNGLRKDLAEKIAALKPGFVRFPGGCLVNTGSMEDYSEASNWQRKRSYQWKDTIGPVEERATNSNFWGYNQSYGLGYYEYFRLSEDIGAMPLPVVPALVTGCGQNKATDDDALLKRHIQDTLDLIEFANGPATSTWGKARAKMGHPKPFHLTHIGVGNEENLPKEFFARFQQFRAAIAAKYPDITVISNSGPDDAGTTFDTAWQLNREGKVDMVDEHYYNSPNWFLQNNDRYDSYDRKGPKVFLGEYASQGNAWKNGLSEAAYMTGLERNADIVKLASYAPLLANEDYVQWRPDMIWFNNRASWNSANYEVQKLFMTNVGDRVVPSKATTTPDVSGPITGAVGLSTWATSAAYDDVKVTSADGSTLLSDDFSGDASKWTGSGRGSWSIQDGSYVQTDAATENTMVTAGDPAWKDYDLHVKATKKSGKEGFLVAFGVKDTGNYYWWNLGGWNNTQSAIEQAVDGGKGTLMTKAGSIETGRAYDIDIKVRGRQVTLFLDGKEWGSFTDDKPAEPFRQVVTKDAKTGDLIVKVVNAQSAEARTAVDLGGAKVASTARVTTLAAEPDAVNTETDTPVTPVTSTARGVSGKFTYTFPADSVTFLRIKQR from the coding sequence ATGCCAAGCACCGCCCGCACCCGATGGAGAGTCGGTCTCACGACCACCGCCCTCCTGACGGCAGCAGCCCTCGTACCGGCCCCCGCGCACGCCGAGGACGTCACCGACTACGCGATCACCGTCGACCCCTCCGCCCAGGGCGCGGCGATCGACGACACGATGTACGGCGTCTTCTTCGAGGACATCAACCGGGCCGCCGACGGCGGTCTGTACGCCGAGCTCGTGCAGAACCGGTCCTTCGAGTACTCCACCGCCGACAACGGCTCCTACACGCCCCTGACCTCCTGGGCGGTCGGCGGCACGGCCGAGGTCGTGAACGACTCGGGCCGCCTCAACGCGCGCAACCGCAACTACCTCTCCCTGGGCGCCGGTTCGTCCGTCACGAACGCCGGCTACAACACCGGCATCCGGGTCGACCAGGGCAAGCGGTACGACTTCTCGGTGTGGGCCCGGGCCGAGAGCGGCAGCACGCTCACCGTCTCGCTGAAGGACACCGCGGGCACGCTGGCCACCGCACGCCAGGTCGCCGTGAAGGGCGGCTGGGCCAAGTACAAGGCGACCTTCACCGCGACCCGCACCAGCAACCGGGGCCGCCTCGCCGTGGCCTCGACGAACGCCGCCGCGCTCGACGAGGCGTCGCTGTTCCCGCGCGAGACGTACAAGAACCAGCCGAACGGCCTGCGCAAGGACCTCGCCGAGAAGATCGCCGCCCTCAAGCCGGGCTTCGTGCGCTTCCCCGGCGGCTGCCTGGTCAACACCGGCTCCATGGAGGACTACAGCGAGGCCTCGAACTGGCAGCGCAAGCGCAGCTACCAGTGGAAGGACACCATCGGCCCGGTCGAGGAGCGCGCCACCAACTCCAACTTCTGGGGCTACAACCAGAGCTACGGCCTCGGCTACTACGAGTACTTCCGTCTCTCCGAGGACATCGGCGCCATGCCGCTGCCCGTCGTCCCGGCCCTGGTCACGGGCTGCGGACAGAACAAGGCCACCGACGACGACGCCCTGCTCAAGCGGCACATCCAGGACACCCTCGACCTCATCGAGTTCGCCAACGGACCGGCGACCTCCACATGGGGCAAGGCGCGCGCCAAGATGGGCCACCCCAAGCCCTTCCACCTCACCCACATCGGGGTCGGCAACGAGGAGAACCTCCCCAAGGAGTTCTTCGCCCGCTTCCAGCAGTTCCGGGCCGCCATCGCGGCCAAGTACCCGGACATCACCGTCATCTCCAACTCGGGCCCGGACGACGCCGGCACGACCTTCGACACCGCCTGGCAGCTCAACCGCGAGGGCAAGGTCGACATGGTCGACGAGCACTACTACAACAGCCCCAACTGGTTCCTGCAGAACAACGACCGCTACGACTCCTACGACCGCAAGGGCCCCAAGGTCTTCCTCGGCGAGTACGCCTCCCAGGGCAACGCCTGGAAGAACGGCCTCTCCGAAGCCGCGTACATGACCGGCCTGGAGCGCAACGCGGACATCGTCAAGCTCGCGTCGTACGCCCCGCTGCTCGCCAACGAGGACTACGTCCAGTGGCGGCCCGACATGATCTGGTTCAACAACCGGGCCTCCTGGAACTCGGCCAACTACGAGGTCCAGAAGCTGTTCATGACCAACGTCGGCGACCGCGTGGTCCCGTCGAAGGCCACCACCACACCCGACGTCAGCGGCCCCATCACCGGCGCCGTCGGCCTGTCCACCTGGGCCACCAGCGCCGCGTACGACGACGTGAAGGTCACCTCGGCGGACGGCTCCACCCTGCTGAGCGACGACTTCTCGGGCGACGCCTCGAAGTGGACGGGCAGCGGCCGCGGCAGCTGGAGCATCCAGGACGGGAGTTACGTCCAGACCGACGCCGCGACCGAGAACACCATGGTCACGGCGGGCGATCCGGCCTGGAAGGACTACGACCTGCATGTGAAGGCCACCAAGAAGTCCGGCAAGGAGGGCTTCCTGGTCGCCTTCGGCGTCAAGGACACCGGCAACTACTACTGGTGGAACCTGGGCGGCTGGAACAACACCCAGTCCGCGATCGAGCAGGCCGTGGACGGCGGCAAGGGCACGCTGATGACGAAGGCGGGCTCGATCGAGACCGGCCGTGCCTACGACATCGACATCAAGGTGCGCGGCCGCCAGGTCACCCTGTTCCTCGACGGCAAGGAGTGGGGCAGCTTCACCGACGACAAGCCGGCCGAGCCGTTCCGCCAGGTCGTCACCAAGGACGCCAAGACCGGTGACCTGATCGTCAAGGTCGTCAACGCCCAGTCCGCCGAGGCCCGTACGGCCGTCGACCTGGGCGGGGCGAAGGTCGCCTCCACCGCCCGCGTCACCACCCTGGCCGCCGAGCCGGACGCGGTGAACACCGAGACGGACACACCGGTGACGCCCGTGACATCCACCGCCAGGGGTGTCTCCGGGAAGTTCACGTACACCTTCCCGGCGGACTCCGTCACGTTCCTGAGGATCAAGCAGAGGTAG
- a CDS encoding DUF6215 domain-containing protein → MTEEGGTHISGARAWGQALAAVLVTGALGAGLWAQNEMAGATGTAEPRPATCSDGETEPPKGRNLSGAELCEALNRSDLGALLGTPAETAKTASGSDSSFGKIATPSAQVEFETYTVTLAATYDGRPVAGSAASLGEEARQRTMLGRPAVLYSDRTISIRFRLDGSDSESGPGVPARALTVARDAKDGGGSLDVTLWRADGTVPDDAVLLRVAEKVLPTVRGWAPAE, encoded by the coding sequence ATGACCGAAGAAGGCGGCACGCACATCAGCGGCGCCAGAGCATGGGGGCAGGCGCTCGCGGCGGTGCTGGTGACGGGGGCGCTCGGCGCCGGTCTGTGGGCGCAGAACGAGATGGCCGGGGCCACCGGGACCGCCGAGCCTCGACCCGCCACCTGTTCCGACGGGGAGACCGAGCCGCCGAAGGGCAGGAACCTCTCCGGAGCCGAGCTGTGCGAGGCGCTGAACCGTTCCGACCTCGGGGCTCTGCTGGGCACCCCCGCCGAGACCGCGAAGACCGCGAGCGGCAGCGACAGCTCCTTCGGGAAGATCGCCACGCCCTCGGCGCAGGTCGAGTTCGAGACCTACACGGTGACGCTGGCGGCGACCTACGACGGCCGTCCGGTGGCCGGGTCCGCGGCGTCGCTCGGGGAGGAGGCGCGGCAGCGGACGATGCTGGGGCGTCCGGCGGTCCTCTACTCGGACCGCACCATCAGCATCCGCTTCCGCCTCGACGGGAGTGACAGCGAGAGCGGCCCCGGTGTCCCGGCGCGGGCGCTCACCGTGGCCCGGGACGCGAAGGACGGCGGCGGTTCCCTGGATGTGACGCTGTGGCGCGCGGACGGGACGGTGCCGGACGACGCGGTGCTGCTGCGGGTCGCCGAGAAGGTGCTGCCGACCGTCCGGGGATGGGCCCCCGCCGAATGA
- the argC gene encoding N-acetyl-gamma-glutamyl-phosphate reductase — protein MAVRAAVAGASGYAGGELLRLLLAHPEVEIGALTGNSNAGQKLGALQPHLLPLAGRVLQETTPEVLAGHDVVFLALPHGQSAAVAEQLGPDVLVVDMGADFRLTDAAAWEKFYGSPHAGTWPYGLPELPGARTVLEGSKRIAVPGCYPTAVSLALFPAYAAGLAGNEAVIVAASGTSGAGKAPKPHLLGSEVMGSMTPYGVGGGHRHTPEITQNLSAAAGEPVTVSFTPTLAPMPRGILATCSAAAREGVTAESVRAAYEKAYADEPFVYLLPEGQWPATASVYGSNAVQVQVAYDAAAGRIIVISAIDNLTKGTAGGAVQSMNIALGLDEATGLTTIGVAP, from the coding sequence ATGGCGGTACGTGCGGCAGTGGCCGGAGCGAGTGGATACGCGGGCGGGGAACTGCTGCGTCTGCTGCTGGCCCACCCCGAGGTGGAGATCGGCGCCCTCACCGGCAACTCCAACGCGGGGCAGAAACTCGGTGCGCTCCAACCGCACCTGCTGCCCCTGGCGGGGCGAGTGCTCCAGGAGACCACCCCCGAGGTCCTCGCCGGTCACGACGTCGTCTTCCTCGCTCTGCCGCACGGGCAGTCCGCCGCCGTCGCCGAGCAACTGGGCCCGGACGTGCTGGTGGTCGACATGGGCGCGGACTTCCGGCTGACGGACGCCGCCGCCTGGGAGAAGTTCTACGGCTCGCCGCACGCCGGAACCTGGCCCTACGGCCTTCCCGAACTGCCGGGTGCCCGCACTGTGCTGGAGGGGTCCAAGCGCATCGCGGTGCCCGGTTGCTACCCGACCGCCGTCTCCCTGGCCCTCTTCCCGGCCTACGCCGCCGGGCTCGCCGGGAACGAGGCCGTGATCGTCGCCGCCTCCGGCACGTCCGGCGCGGGCAAGGCGCCCAAGCCGCATCTGCTGGGCAGCGAGGTCATGGGGTCGATGACCCCGTACGGCGTCGGCGGCGGGCACCGGCACACGCCCGAGATCACCCAGAACCTCAGCGCGGCCGCCGGTGAGCCGGTCACCGTGTCCTTCACGCCCACCCTGGCGCCGATGCCGCGCGGCATCCTCGCCACCTGCAGCGCCGCCGCGCGGGAGGGCGTCACGGCCGAGTCCGTGCGCGCCGCCTACGAGAAGGCCTACGCCGACGAGCCCTTCGTGTATCTGCTCCCCGAGGGGCAGTGGCCCGCCACGGCGTCCGTCTACGGTTCCAACGCCGTTCAGGTGCAGGTCGCGTACGACGCGGCCGCCGGACGGATCATCGTGATCAGCGCCATCGACAATCTCACCAAGGGCACCGCGGGCGGTGCCGTCCAGAGCATGAACATCGCCCTCGGTCTCGACGAGGCCACGGGACTGACGACGATCGGAGTCGCGCCGTGA
- the argJ gene encoding bifunctional glutamate N-acetyltransferase/amino-acid acetyltransferase ArgJ gives MSVTAAQGFTAAGIAAGIKENGNPDLALVVNTGPRRAAAGVFTSNRVKAAPVLWSEQVLKSGQVSTVVLNSGGANACTGPKGFQDAHATAEKVAEVLGRGAIEVAVCSTGLIGLLLPMDKLLPGVETAASQLSEHGGEKAAIAIKTTDTVHKTSVVTRDGWTVGGMAKGAGMLAPGLATMLVVLTTDADLDDEVLDKALRAATRTTFDRVDSDGCMSTNDTVLLLASGSAGVTPGYEEFAEAVRQVCDDLGQQLIRDAEGASKDIKVEVINAATEDDAVEVGRSIARNNLLKCAIHGEDPNWGRVLSAIGTTSAAFEPDRLNVAINGVWVCKNGGVGEDRDKVDMRYREVHIVADLAAGSETATIWTNDLTADYVHENSAYSS, from the coding sequence GTGAGTGTGACGGCAGCACAGGGGTTCACGGCGGCCGGGATCGCCGCCGGGATCAAGGAGAACGGCAACCCCGACCTGGCCCTCGTGGTCAACACCGGCCCTCGCCGCGCCGCCGCCGGCGTCTTCACCTCCAACCGTGTGAAGGCCGCGCCGGTCCTGTGGTCCGAGCAGGTGCTGAAGAGCGGCCAGGTGTCCACCGTCGTCCTCAACTCCGGTGGCGCCAACGCCTGTACGGGTCCGAAGGGCTTCCAGGACGCGCACGCCACGGCCGAGAAGGTGGCCGAGGTGCTCGGCCGGGGCGCCATCGAGGTCGCCGTCTGCTCGACCGGACTCATCGGCCTCCTCCTGCCGATGGACAAGCTGCTCCCGGGCGTCGAGACAGCGGCATCCCAGCTCTCCGAGCACGGCGGTGAGAAGGCCGCGATCGCCATCAAGACCACCGACACCGTCCACAAGACGTCCGTCGTGACCAGGGACGGCTGGACCGTCGGCGGCATGGCCAAGGGCGCGGGCATGCTCGCCCCCGGCCTCGCCACCATGCTCGTCGTCCTCACCACCGACGCGGACCTGGACGACGAGGTCCTGGACAAGGCCCTGCGCGCGGCCACCCGGACGACCTTCGACCGGGTCGACTCCGACGGCTGCATGTCCACCAACGACACCGTGCTGCTGCTCGCCTCCGGCTCCGCCGGCGTGACCCCCGGGTACGAGGAGTTCGCCGAGGCCGTACGGCAGGTCTGCGACGACCTCGGCCAGCAGCTCATCCGGGACGCCGAGGGAGCCAGCAAGGACATCAAGGTCGAGGTCATCAACGCCGCGACCGAGGACGACGCCGTCGAGGTGGGCCGCTCCATCGCCCGCAACAACCTCCTCAAGTGCGCCATCCACGGCGAGGACCCCAACTGGGGCCGCGTGCTCTCCGCGATCGGCACGACGTCCGCCGCCTTCGAGCCGGACCGGCTCAACGTGGCCATCAACGGCGTCTGGGTGTGCAAGAACGGCGGCGTCGGCGAGGACCGCGACAAGGTCGACATGCGCTACCGCGAGGTCCACATCGTCGCCGACCTGGCCGCGGGCTCCGAGACCGCCACCATCTGGACCAACGACCTCACCGCCGACTACGTCCACGAGAACAGCGCCTACTCCTCATGA
- the argB gene encoding acetylglutamate kinase produces MSVTRKHTALPKAQILIEALPWLVRHNGKTVVIKFGGNAMVDEDLKAAFAQDVVFLHHAGLKPVVVHGGGPQISAALDQHGIVSEFKAGLRVTTEDAMDVVRMVLAGQVQRELVGLLNEHGPLAVGLTGEDAHTISATKHQPEIDGELVDIGRVGEITAIDTGAIEALLADGRIPVVSSIARSQDDGHVYNVNADTAAAALAAALGAETLMVLTDVEGLYEDWPNSDEVISRLTASELERLLPDLSSGMVPKMEGCLHAVRGGVTTARVIDGRVQHSILLEIFTDEGIGTMVVPDETPEGPGEQGES; encoded by the coding sequence ATGAGCGTCACGCGTAAGCACACCGCCCTGCCCAAGGCGCAGATCCTCATCGAGGCGCTGCCGTGGCTGGTCCGGCACAACGGCAAGACCGTCGTCATCAAGTTCGGCGGCAACGCCATGGTCGACGAGGACCTGAAGGCCGCCTTCGCCCAGGACGTGGTGTTCCTGCACCACGCCGGACTCAAGCCCGTCGTCGTGCACGGCGGCGGCCCGCAGATCAGCGCCGCCCTCGACCAGCACGGCATCGTCAGCGAGTTCAAGGCGGGCCTGAGGGTCACCACCGAGGACGCCATGGACGTCGTCCGCATGGTGCTGGCCGGTCAGGTCCAGCGGGAGCTGGTCGGGCTGCTCAACGAGCACGGCCCGCTGGCCGTCGGCCTCACCGGCGAGGACGCCCACACCATCTCCGCCACCAAGCACCAGCCCGAGATCGACGGCGAACTCGTCGACATCGGCCGGGTCGGCGAGATCACCGCGATCGACACGGGCGCCATCGAGGCCCTGCTCGCCGACGGCCGGATCCCGGTCGTCTCCTCGATCGCCCGCTCCCAGGACGATGGACATGTCTACAACGTCAATGCTGATACGGCGGCTGCGGCACTCGCTGCTGCACTGGGCGCCGAAACCCTCATGGTCCTCACGGACGTCGAGGGACTCTACGAGGACTGGCCGAACAGCGACGAGGTGATCAGCCGCCTCACCGCCTCCGAACTGGAGCGGCTGCTGCCCGACCTGTCCTCCGGCATGGTGCCGAAGATGGAGGGCTGTCTGCACGCCGTACGGGGCGGCGTCACCACCGCCCGCGTCATCGACGGCCGGGTCCAGCACTCGATCCTGCTGGAGATCTTCACCGACGAGGGCATCGGCACGATGGTCGTGCCCGACGAGACGCCCGAGGGACCGGGCGAACAGGGGGAGTCATGA
- a CDS encoding acetylornithine transaminase, whose translation MSNEELTTRWQGALMNNYGTPLLPLTRGEGSRVWDTEGNSYLDFVGGIATNALGHAHPAIVEAVSRQIGSLGHVSNFFMAEPTVALAERLLRLFGRDGRVFFCNSGAEANEAAFKIGRLTGRTHVVATEGAFHGRTMGALAMTGQPGKREPFLPLPGDVTHVPFGDAQALAAAVTEETALVIIEPIQGELGVVVPPAGYLKAARAITASTGALLVLDEVQTGVGRTGHWFEYQAHEGVLPDIVTLAKQLGGGLPLGATVAFGRAAGLLQPGHHGTTFGGNPVACAAGLAVLDTIENEGLLENVKRQSATLRDGIEGLGHELIDFVRGAGLLLGIVLTEPLAAQVRQAAQEAGFLVNVPAPDVVRLMPPLNLGDDEVDAFLGALPGILQAVRGDGRSGE comes from the coding sequence ATGAGCAATGAGGAACTGACCACGCGGTGGCAGGGCGCCCTCATGAACAACTACGGCACCCCGCTGCTGCCCCTGACGCGCGGCGAGGGCAGCCGCGTGTGGGACACCGAGGGCAACTCCTACCTCGACTTCGTCGGCGGCATCGCGACCAATGCCCTCGGCCACGCCCACCCGGCGATCGTCGAGGCCGTGAGCCGGCAGATCGGCTCCCTCGGCCACGTCTCCAACTTCTTCATGGCCGAACCCACCGTCGCCCTCGCCGAGCGGCTGCTCCGGCTCTTCGGCCGGGACGGCAGGGTCTTCTTCTGCAACTCCGGCGCCGAGGCCAACGAGGCCGCCTTCAAGATCGGCCGGCTGACCGGGCGGACCCATGTGGTGGCCACCGAGGGCGCCTTCCACGGACGGACCATGGGCGCCCTGGCGATGACCGGCCAGCCCGGCAAGCGCGAACCGTTCCTGCCGCTGCCCGGCGATGTCACCCACGTCCCCTTCGGCGACGCGCAGGCACTGGCCGCCGCGGTCACCGAGGAGACCGCGCTCGTCATCATCGAGCCGATCCAGGGCGAGCTCGGCGTCGTCGTCCCGCCCGCCGGCTACCTCAAGGCCGCCCGCGCCATCACCGCCTCGACCGGGGCGCTCCTCGTCCTCGACGAGGTGCAGACCGGCGTCGGCCGGACCGGGCACTGGTTCGAGTACCAGGCCCACGAGGGTGTCCTGCCCGACATCGTCACCCTCGCCAAGCAGCTCGGCGGCGGGCTGCCGCTGGGCGCGACCGTCGCCTTCGGACGGGCCGCGGGGCTGCTCCAGCCCGGGCACCACGGCACGACGTTCGGCGGCAACCCCGTCGCCTGCGCGGCCGGGCTCGCCGTCCTCGACACCATCGAGAACGAGGGGTTGCTGGAGAACGTCAAGCGGCAGAGCGCGACATTGCGGGACGGGATCGAAGGCCTCGGCCACGAGTTGATCGATTTTGTCCGGGGCGCGGGCCTACTCCTGGGTATCGTGCTCACCGAGCCTCTCGCGGCGCAGGTGCGCCAGGCGGCTCAGGAGGCCGGATTCCTGGTGAACGTGCCCGCCCCGGACGTCGTCAGGCTGATGCCGCCGCTGAACCTCGGCGACGACGAGGTGGACGCCTTCCTCGGGGCGCTGCCCGGCATCCTCCAGGCAGTGCGCGGGGACGGACGATCCGGAGAATGA